From Neobacillus sp. PS2-9, the proteins below share one genomic window:
- a CDS encoding endonuclease: MSRKSKKRFHIVLVAVMLISLVLPNFYIQRATAATQATDLFISEYIEGSSFNKALELYNGTGAPVKLSEYTLEHYSNGATTTTYKMALSTDSSSTLASGSTFVISRSDADPAIVAKTNFLDTGKTVINWNGDDAVVLKHNGTIIDVIGKVGERLNWGTTVKTIDQTLVRKSWVTKGDANPDDAFDPAVEWDNMGKDVFTYLGSHTMDGGTPPPVETQVANVTASPGASTVPSGTTVTLSTATSGAVIYYTTDNTEPTEASAVYSQPIVITQATTIKAFAVKSGLTNSAVSSFAYTIEVAGTATHIYDIQGKSHTSTFTGKTVTDVEGVVTYIDGTSRFFLQDLVGDGDPNTSDGILVFKSSHGVSIGDRVKVTGKVSEFVGEGFTEKATTDLAITEIEATTITKNGTAPLPAPVKLGVDRIAPTEIIDNDQFAQFDPQEDAIDFWESLEGMYVQVDDGKVIALQKDGLVWVVPKDYPTNVVNGGLRITATDYNPDRIGVDVRNGATANKSYRAKMGDYFTGAIKGVVNYGYSNYKVMTQESTLPTLTETPIVRPATKITPATNKLTIATYNVENFSTVTPDDKVTKIADAIVTKLKNPDIIGLNEIQDNNGETDNGTVDGTQSAQKIIDKVKALGGPTYQYAEIAPVNNQDGGAPGGNIRVAFLYNKDRVSLTAGAPKGTSTQAVGFENGKLTLNPGRIDPTNAAFTSSRKPLAAQFDFQGQSIIVVANHFNSKSGDQPLFGKNQPPVLSSEVQRHKIATLVNSFVKDVKAKDANANVVLLGDFNDFEFTKTVEIAKGHELTDMIDLVPENERYNYSYQGNAQVLDQVLVTNNMVANTAVDILHINSGFMEVHGRASDHDPIIIQTQLAGEVLPPVTPPASTKVYNLNGFKTKKLTVNNVAADITIDGSSMISDGIVLKSAYAKLRGEGLKNTVVTVSPVEPGEAAVIDFGGVEVKEVVIENGNVSQLRGVEKVQKWTVKDGVTLPSTLKFTDANGVVISPPVTGGPKVNQAPMQTKPFPNFAIAVGQPFSINLNDYFVDPEGSVLTYTSTVGTVQGSTLMLPTATAGTTNVSVTANDGEKTLSLSFTLTVAAAPDSTVESYYTAAAGKTGEDLKLALHNIIKVQTKLTYAQVTEALKKTDEDPNNPNNVILLYTGRSQAKTTFGSGVNDWNREHVWAKSHGDFGTSVGPGTDIHHLRPADASVNSTRGHLDFDMGGNPQGECAECKYDGDSFEPPDRVKGDIARMLMYMDVRYEGDGGELDLELADKVNTYPTPFHGKKSVLLQWSKMDPPDAFEKHRNDVIQSIQGNRNPFIDHPEWADSIWQ, translated from the coding sequence TTGTCTAGAAAAAGTAAGAAGAGATTTCATATCGTTCTTGTTGCTGTCATGCTGATCAGCTTAGTCTTACCTAACTTCTATATCCAAAGAGCCACTGCTGCTACACAAGCGACCGATCTATTCATCTCTGAATATATCGAAGGCTCCAGCTTTAACAAGGCACTCGAGCTCTACAATGGGACAGGGGCTCCTGTTAAATTAAGTGAATATACACTTGAACATTATAGTAATGGTGCAACGACTACCACTTATAAAATGGCGTTATCCACTGATTCATCTTCAACTCTAGCAAGTGGATCTACTTTTGTCATTTCACGCAGTGATGCGGACCCTGCCATTGTGGCAAAGACAAACTTTTTAGACACTGGCAAAACCGTTATTAACTGGAACGGTGATGATGCGGTTGTTTTAAAGCATAATGGCACCATCATTGACGTGATTGGAAAAGTGGGCGAACGTTTGAATTGGGGAACAACTGTTAAGACAATTGATCAAACGTTGGTAAGAAAAAGCTGGGTTACAAAGGGAGATGCTAATCCAGACGATGCATTCGACCCTGCTGTTGAATGGGATAACATGGGGAAAGATGTATTTACCTATCTTGGTTCCCACACGATGGACGGTGGCACTCCACCACCGGTAGAAACACAAGTGGCAAACGTAACGGCATCACCAGGAGCGAGTACAGTTCCAAGTGGAACAACAGTCACTTTGTCGACTGCGACTTCAGGTGCAGTCATCTACTATACAACGGATAACACGGAACCAACAGAAGCGAGTGCAGTCTATTCGCAGCCAATTGTTATAACACAGGCAACAACCATTAAAGCTTTTGCGGTAAAATCAGGCTTAACGAATAGTGCGGTTAGCAGCTTTGCTTACACGATTGAAGTTGCTGGTACTGCCACTCACATCTATGATATTCAAGGAAAATCACATACTTCTACATTTACTGGTAAAACAGTTACTGATGTAGAAGGCGTTGTAACGTATATTGATGGAACAAGCCGATTTTTCCTACAAGATCTTGTAGGGGACGGAGATCCTAACACCTCTGATGGTATCCTTGTTTTTAAATCGAGCCATGGTGTATCCATTGGTGATCGGGTTAAGGTTACAGGGAAAGTATCAGAATTTGTTGGCGAAGGTTTTACTGAGAAAGCAACGACGGATTTAGCGATAACAGAAATTGAAGCCACAACCATTACGAAAAATGGAACGGCTCCACTTCCAGCACCAGTCAAGCTTGGGGTTGACCGAATTGCTCCAACAGAAATCATTGACAACGATCAATTTGCACAATTTGATCCACAAGAAGATGCCATTGATTTCTGGGAAAGCCTAGAAGGAATGTACGTTCAAGTTGACGATGGAAAAGTTATTGCTCTCCAAAAAGATGGATTAGTTTGGGTGGTCCCTAAGGATTATCCTACCAATGTGGTGAATGGCGGATTACGAATCACTGCGACGGACTATAACCCAGACCGTATTGGTGTGGATGTAAGAAATGGAGCTACGGCAAACAAGTCTTACCGCGCCAAAATGGGGGATTATTTTACCGGGGCGATTAAAGGTGTGGTTAACTACGGTTACAGCAACTATAAAGTAATGACGCAAGAATCAACTCTTCCAACATTAACTGAAACACCAATCGTTCGACCTGCTACAAAAATTACACCAGCAACGAATAAATTAACGATTGCAACGTATAACGTGGAGAATTTCTCTACTGTGACTCCAGATGACAAAGTCACAAAGATTGCGGATGCCATTGTGACGAAGTTGAAAAATCCGGATATTATTGGATTGAATGAAATTCAAGATAATAATGGTGAAACGGATAATGGCACGGTAGATGGAACGCAAAGTGCTCAAAAGATTATTGATAAAGTAAAAGCACTAGGTGGACCAACTTATCAGTATGCTGAAATTGCACCAGTTAATAATCAAGACGGCGGAGCACCTGGTGGAAATATTCGTGTGGCCTTCCTTTACAATAAGGATCGTGTTTCCCTAACGGCTGGAGCGCCTAAAGGAACTTCGACACAAGCTGTTGGTTTTGAAAATGGAAAGCTTACATTGAACCCAGGACGCATTGACCCGACAAACGCTGCGTTTACTTCCAGCCGGAAGCCACTTGCTGCTCAATTTGACTTCCAAGGTCAAAGCATTATCGTGGTGGCCAATCATTTTAATTCTAAGAGTGGGGACCAACCACTTTTTGGAAAAAATCAGCCGCCTGTTCTAAGCAGTGAAGTTCAACGACATAAAATTGCAACGCTTGTGAATAGCTTCGTTAAAGATGTGAAAGCAAAAGATGCCAATGCAAACGTAGTTTTACTGGGAGATTTCAATGATTTTGAATTCACGAAAACAGTAGAAATTGCTAAAGGGCATGAATTAACTGACATGATTGACCTTGTTCCTGAAAATGAGCGTTACAATTACTCTTATCAAGGGAACGCGCAAGTTTTAGACCAAGTCTTAGTTACCAACAACATGGTCGCTAACACTGCGGTAGATATCTTACACATTAACTCTGGTTTTATGGAGGTTCATGGACGGGCAAGTGATCATGATCCTATCATTATTCAAACCCAGTTAGCAGGAGAAGTCTTGCCTCCTGTCACACCTCCAGCATCGACAAAGGTGTACAACTTAAATGGCTTTAAGACGAAAAAGTTAACCGTAAACAATGTGGCTGCTGACATTACCATCGATGGATCTTCCATGATTTCGGATGGAATCGTTCTGAAAAGTGCTTACGCTAAGTTAAGGGGCGAGGGCTTAAAGAACACGGTGGTTACAGTGAGCCCAGTGGAACCTGGCGAGGCCGCTGTTATTGATTTTGGCGGTGTTGAGGTTAAAGAAGTTGTAATTGAAAATGGAAATGTTAGTCAATTAAGAGGTGTGGAAAAGGTTCAAAAGTGGACCGTGAAGGATGGAGTGACATTACCATCTACTCTAAAGTTCACTGATGCGAACGGTGTTGTGATTTCACCACCAGTAACTGGTGGGCCGAAAGTGAATCAAGCTCCAATGCAAACAAAGCCTTTCCCTAATTTTGCGATTGCAGTAGGTCAACCATTTTCGATTAATTTAAATGACTATTTTGTTGATCCTGAAGGAAGTGTCTTAACGTACACTTCTACTGTTGGTACCGTTCAAGGGTCTACTTTAATGCTTCCAACTGCAACGGCAGGTACTACTAATGTGTCTGTCACAGCGAACGATGGGGAGAAAACGTTAAGTCTCTCCTTTACCTTAACGGTAGCAGCAGCACCTGATTCTACCGTAGAATCGTACTACACAGCGGCTGCTGGAAAAACAGGGGAAGATTTAAAGCTTGCTTTACACAATATTATCAAGGTACAAACAAAGTTAACATATGCACAGGTAACGGAAGCTTTAAAGAAAACGGATGAAGATCCGAACAATCCAAATAACGTCATCCTTCTATACACCGGTCGTTCTCAGGCAAAAACAACGTTCGGTTCAGGGGTAAATGACTGGAACCGTGAGCATGTTTGGGCCAAGTCACATGGTGATTTTGGGACGAGCGTTGGACCGGGAACAGATATTCATCACTTACGACCAGCTGATGCGTCTGTTAACAGTACACGCGGACATTTGGATTTTGATATGGGGGGCAACCCTCAAGGTGAGTGTGCAGAATGTAAATACGATGGTGATTCGTTTGAGCCACCTGATCGTGTGAAGGGCGATATCGCAAGAATGCTTATGTATATGGACGTTCGTTATGAAGGCGATGGCGGTGAACTTGACCTTGAACTAGCTGACAAGGTAAATACGTATCCAACACCGTTCCACGGGAAAAAATCAGTCCTGCTTCAATGGAGCAAAATGGATCCACCAGATGCCTTCGAAAAACATAGAAACGACGTTATACAATCCATTCAAGGCAATCGTAATCCATTCATAGATCACCCAGAATGGGCCGACTCCATTTGGCAATAG
- a CDS encoding transposase, whose translation MSRKPRVWIPGATYHITSRGNRKAAIFVDDADYLTYMELIHKVKRKFPFILHSYCLMPNHIHLLLETIDHHPKHIMKMLHTCYAMYFNKRHELVGHLFQGRYDAQFIDSLNYFLETSRYVHWNPVEAEMVQNPEDYLWSSYSAFLVDSQHPFVTTERIFSYYPEPQRDNYIRFVMNKQGDSPPVP comes from the coding sequence TTGTCAAGAAAGCCACGTGTTTGGATTCCTGGTGCCACGTATCATATCACGAGTCGCGGAAATCGAAAGGCAGCAATTTTTGTAGATGATGCAGATTATCTCACCTATATGGAATTAATCCATAAAGTCAAACGAAAATTTCCGTTTATTCTCCACTCCTATTGCCTCATGCCTAACCATATTCATCTTCTATTAGAAACCATCGATCATCACCCAAAGCACATCATGAAAATGCTCCATACTTGTTACGCCATGTATTTTAATAAACGTCACGAATTGGTGGGGCATCTGTTCCAGGGACGCTATGATGCTCAGTTCATAGATTCGCTTAATTATTTTCTCGAAACCAGCCGGTATGTTCATTGGAATCCGGTTGAAGCGGAAATGGTCCAAAATCCTGAGGATTACCTCTGGAGCAGTTACTCTGCCTTTTTAGTAGATTCCCAGCATCCGTTTGTCACAACAGAAAGAATATTTTCTTATTACCCAGAACCCCAGAGGGATAACTATATTCGGTTTGTGATGAATAAGCAGGGGGACAGTCCCCCAGTGCCTTAA